A single genomic interval of Chitinophaga sp. 180180018-3 harbors:
- a CDS encoding DUF305 domain-containing protein: MKPVVQFAIGAILVSSIIACSKDDKTQIRHDEDKMMMIMHEMDKKMDTMKMTMDIDHDFSMMMILHHQTAIDMAKELLNSGKDSTLKRIAQKIIEMQSLETSQFQVFLAGHMKVPHNINGEQHMQLMMSMEKMARQADLELFTGGVDNDFATLMIPHHQSAMDMAEIEAHAGHDTAPMNLAAKIKVDQQMEIKELQEWLLNHRK, from the coding sequence ATGAAACCCGTTGTACAATTTGCTATAGGAGCAATCCTGGTGTCTTCAATTATCGCCTGTTCAAAGGATGATAAAACCCAGATCAGGCACGATGAAGATAAAATGATGATGATCATGCATGAAATGGATAAAAAAATGGATACTATGAAAATGACAATGGATATAGACCATGATTTTTCCATGATGATGATCCTGCACCATCAAACGGCCATTGATATGGCAAAAGAGCTGCTTAATAGTGGCAAAGACTCAACCCTAAAACGTATTGCTCAGAAAATAATAGAAATGCAGTCTCTGGAAACCAGCCAGTTTCAAGTATTTCTTGCCGGTCATATGAAGGTGCCACATAATATTAATGGAGAGCAGCATATGCAGCTGATGATGTCTATGGAAAAAATGGCACGACAGGCAGACCTGGAACTTTTCACAGGAGGCGTTGATAACGACTTTGCCACATTGATGATTCCGCATCATCAAAGCGCAATGGACATGGCTGAAATAGAGGCTCATGCGGGTCATGATACTGCACCAATGAACCTGGCTGCTAAAATTAAGGTAGATCAGCAAATGGAAATTAAGGAGTTGCAGGAATGGTTACTTAACCACAGAAAATGA
- a CDS encoding TolC family protein translates to MKRSKFIIPLLLVALHGSAQTVKRISLSEALSMAAKGNRQLQIQVLEEVYQKDVTKESRSKLLPNVAAGGSYLRYFDRQIIFLPGSFAGTVKPVQDVAVGGKNAFNGVVSASQPLLNESARRQTKAAVYGEKIQREKTADLEGSLGMEISLAYFDMLFMQSQIALQQQSLVRNEKALKDTRSLFAQGRSMKQDTLRAFIAVENLRSSISYLRNNLEVAGIHLNRLMGVDNTTLVELSDTLIPEMPTESTSGLENVMTAAKQRRNDMAMQKLETEKSGLELAVAKAERLPQIAAIGQYQLQAQADNFRLGGYVWPPTSFVGIQISMPIFAGNRVKAKVSQAAVRIKQEVIAQEDLEQSVRSELASLLSQWKEANEQLGIQQKTVELAELSYTMMDDRYRNGLSTRLELTDAELAFTQAKLNHLQAIYHHKVIQVRLQRAQGLLQLQ, encoded by the coding sequence ATGAAACGAAGCAAATTCATTATACCACTGCTGCTTGTTGCCCTTCATGGCAGTGCGCAGACAGTAAAAAGGATAAGCCTTTCCGAGGCGCTATCGATGGCTGCCAAAGGCAACCGGCAGTTGCAGATCCAGGTGTTGGAGGAAGTGTATCAAAAAGACGTTACTAAAGAATCAAGGAGCAAACTCTTGCCTAACGTGGCAGCGGGCGGCAGCTATCTTCGTTATTTCGACCGGCAGATTATCTTTCTTCCCGGCTCCTTTGCTGGCACGGTAAAGCCCGTTCAGGACGTAGCCGTGGGTGGAAAGAACGCCTTCAATGGGGTGGTTTCCGCCAGTCAGCCATTGCTTAATGAGAGTGCGCGTAGGCAAACAAAGGCAGCGGTTTATGGCGAAAAAATCCAGCGGGAAAAGACTGCCGACCTGGAAGGTAGCCTCGGTATGGAAATATCCCTTGCCTATTTTGATATGCTTTTCATGCAATCCCAGATCGCCCTTCAGCAACAAAGCCTGGTGCGCAATGAAAAAGCGTTGAAAGACACACGTTCCTTATTCGCACAAGGACGCAGCATGAAACAGGATACGCTCAGGGCCTTTATTGCTGTGGAAAACCTTCGATCATCGATCTCTTACCTGCGCAATAATCTTGAAGTAGCAGGCATTCACCTGAATAGGCTGATGGGGGTCGACAACACAACACTGGTAGAACTATCTGATACCCTTATCCCTGAAATGCCTACAGAAAGCACTTCCGGGCTGGAGAACGTTATGACCGCTGCTAAGCAGCGGCGCAATGATATGGCTATGCAGAAACTGGAAACCGAAAAGAGTGGGTTGGAACTGGCCGTGGCAAAAGCAGAACGGCTGCCGCAAATAGCTGCCATTGGGCAATATCAGTTGCAGGCCCAGGCAGATAATTTCAGACTTGGGGGGTATGTTTGGCCTCCCACCTCTTTCGTCGGAATACAGATTTCCATGCCCATCTTTGCCGGCAACCGGGTAAAAGCGAAAGTTAGCCAGGCAGCGGTCCGGATCAAACAGGAAGTCATCGCACAGGAAGACCTTGAACAGTCGGTCAGGTCAGAACTGGCATCCCTGCTTTCGCAATGGAAGGAAGCAAATGAGCAACTGGGTATCCAGCAAAAGACCGTTGAGCTTGCAGAACTCAGCTACACCATGATGGACGACCGTTACAGAAATGGCCTCAGCACCAGGTTGGAATTAACAGATGCTGAACTGGCGTTCACCCAGGCAAAGCTCAATCACCTGCAAGCCATCTATCACCATAAGGTAATACAGGTCAGGCTCCAACGGGCACAGGGCCTGCTACAACTTCAATAA
- a CDS encoding MFS transporter, with product MISETIIVPIQATPYPKRWAALILLCTAEFIVIMDTSIIGVALPAIKNDLGYTQSGLQWIFNAYVIFFGGFLLLGGRLSDLFGARKIFMWGFAILSAASLLAGTAWSEASLNVGRASQGLGSALIAPSALTLLLAKFTDPKELNKALGFWGASAAAGGSAGVFLGGAITQWLSWHWVFLINIPIGLVVLFLSPSLLFKGKCRKGSIDLGGAILATAAFVLMVYAIVAAESVGWQSLQTCGLLLLSVVLLIAFVSMQKGRKEPLMPLSIFKAFNLSAGNIVMALMAAAWIPLWFFLNLYLQQILHFPAFNSGLALLPMTITIMLFMVIITVKLMAGFGIKRNLVAGMLALTVSLLLFSMAPVDGSFVAHVLPASLLGAVGMSLAYIPGTVASISGAKPEESGLASGLVNTSYQIGSALGLAVIVAISSAKTNILKIGGQTDTEALNGGFQTAFLAAAAVSLIGTIVAAIAIKKAPQP from the coding sequence ATGATTTCAGAAACAATAATCGTTCCCATACAGGCAACGCCTTATCCAAAACGATGGGCGGCCCTCATCTTGCTTTGCACAGCAGAATTTATTGTGATTATGGACACCTCGATTATTGGGGTGGCGCTACCGGCCATTAAAAATGACCTGGGCTATACCCAGTCCGGCCTACAATGGATTTTCAACGCATATGTTATCTTCTTTGGCGGCTTCCTACTATTGGGTGGTAGACTGTCCGACCTATTTGGCGCCCGCAAAATATTTATGTGGGGTTTTGCCATTCTTTCAGCAGCTTCGCTGCTGGCTGGCACTGCCTGGTCCGAGGCATCATTGAATGTTGGCAGGGCATCGCAGGGATTAGGGTCAGCCCTGATAGCCCCGTCTGCACTTACCTTACTATTGGCTAAGTTTACAGACCCGAAAGAATTGAATAAAGCTCTTGGTTTTTGGGGCGCCTCTGCCGCAGCCGGCGGGTCTGCCGGCGTGTTTCTCGGTGGCGCGATTACTCAATGGCTTTCCTGGCATTGGGTATTCCTGATTAACATTCCCATCGGGCTTGTCGTACTTTTCCTCAGCCCTTCTCTTTTATTTAAAGGTAAATGCCGTAAAGGAAGTATTGATCTTGGGGGCGCTATCCTGGCCACCGCGGCATTCGTGCTAATGGTATATGCCATCGTAGCTGCGGAAAGTGTGGGCTGGCAATCACTTCAGACCTGCGGATTACTGCTTTTATCAGTAGTACTATTGATCGCTTTTGTATCTATGCAGAAAGGCAGAAAAGAACCTTTAATGCCTCTATCGATTTTTAAGGCGTTCAATCTTTCGGCAGGTAACATCGTGATGGCCCTGATGGCGGCAGCCTGGATACCATTATGGTTTTTCTTGAACCTGTATCTGCAACAAATCCTTCATTTCCCGGCATTCAACAGTGGGCTGGCTTTATTGCCAATGACCATTACTATCATGCTGTTTATGGTCATCATTACCGTGAAGCTAATGGCGGGGTTTGGCATCAAGCGTAATCTTGTTGCCGGAATGTTGGCGCTGACCGTTTCCCTGCTGCTTTTCAGCATGGCACCTGTTGATGGCAGTTTTGTAGCACATGTATTGCCTGCGTCATTACTTGGTGCTGTCGGTATGTCGCTGGCATATATTCCGGGGACAGTTGCATCGATTTCAGGTGCAAAACCAGAAGAATCCGGATTGGCTTCAGGTCTGGTCAATACCAGCTACCAGATTGGTTCCGCATTAGGTCTTGCCGTTATTGTAGCGATATCATCGGCGAAAACAAACATCCTGAAAATTGGCGGGCAAACAGATACGGAAGCCCTGAACGGAGGCTTTCAAACGGCATTTCTTGCTGCTGCAGCAGTTAGCCTGATAGGTACTATCGTGGCGGCAATCGCCATTAAAAAAGCGCCACAGCCATGA